One Canis lupus dingo isolate Sandy chromosome 29, ASM325472v2, whole genome shotgun sequence genomic region harbors:
- the SDC2 gene encoding syndecan-2 translates to MRRAWVLLALGLAACAAAARAELTSDKDMYLDNSSVEEASGVYPIDDDDYASASGSGADEDGESPEPTASRPLPNAGPTSAVPAAEATTLKTRGKEPAQTESPEEIGEDKVRLSDSERKVDPSDEDANVYTEKHSDNLFKRTEVLAAVIAGGVIGFLFAIFLILLLVYRMRKKDEGSYDLGERKPSSAAYQKAPTKEFYA, encoded by the exons AGGGCGGAGCTGACCTCCGACAAGGATATGTACCTGGACAACAGCTCCGTTGAGGAAGCCTCGGGAGTGTATCCCATCGACGACGACGACTACGCCTCCGCTTCAGGCTCGG GAGCTGACGAGGATGGAGAGAGCCCCGAGCCGACAGCGTCCCGGCCGCTCCCCAACGCAGGGCCCACGAGCGCCGTCCCCGCCGCGGAGGCCACGACGCTGAAGACCCGCGGGAAGGAGCCTGCCCAGACGGAG TCCCCTGAAGAAATCGGTGAGGACAAAGTCCGCCTCTCTGACTCCGAAAGGAAGGTGGACCCGTCCGACGAGGACGCAAACGTGTACACGGAGAAGCACTCGGACAACCTGTTTAAGCGAACGGAAGTCCTGGCGG CTGTCATCGCTGGCGGCGTGATCGGCTTTCTCTTTGCGATTTTCCTTATCCTGCTGTTGGTGTATCGCATGAGGAAGAAGGACGAGGGGAGCTATGACCTTGGAGAACGCAAACCTTCCAGTGCTGCTTATCAGAAGGCCCCCACTAAGGAGTTTTACGCGTGA